One segment of Pseudanabaena sp. PCC 6802 DNA contains the following:
- the rpmH gene encoding 50S ribosomal protein L34 yields the protein MTKRTLGGTVRKKKRTSGFRARMKSPTGRRVIKARRRRGRLRLTTV from the coding sequence ATGACTAAACGTACCTTGGGCGGCACCGTCCGCAAAAAGAAACGTACTTCAGGCTTTCGCGCCCGGATGAAATCTCCTACAGGGCGGCGCGTAATTAAGGCTCGTCGCCGTCGCGGTCGGCTTCGCCTCACAACGGTTTAG
- the rnpA gene encoding ribonuclease P protein component: MLPAKHRLRRRQDFATVYAKGDRYSGRYLRLRVYNTTNLGFASQIGIVISKKVSKSAVIRNRIKRQLRAICRQLLSQLKQGLQIVVTVSTLDGSPSYTQLGNDLTKLLIEAQVLHGS; this comes from the coding sequence GTGCTGCCTGCTAAACATCGCTTAAGGCGGCGACAGGATTTTGCTACTGTTTATGCAAAAGGCGATCGCTACAGCGGTCGGTACCTGCGATTGCGCGTTTACAATACGACCAATCTGGGTTTTGCTAGCCAGATTGGTATAGTAATTAGTAAAAAAGTAAGTAAAAGTGCGGTAATACGTAATCGAATCAAGCGTCAACTGCGTGCCATTTGCCGTCAACTTCTGTCACAATTGAAACAAGGTTTGCAAATAGTTGTCACAGTTTCTACCTTAGATGGTAGTCCGAGCTATACACAGCTTGGTAACGACCTCACCAAACTATTGATCGAAGCGCAGGTATTGCATGGCAGTTAA
- a CDS encoding PH domain-containing protein, whose translation MAVKEEIYFEGKPHIGDLIIGLLISVFVITIPLTISSIVRALWVRYRITNRRITVTGGWMGRNRTDVIYAEIAKVVIVPRGWGSWGDMVLTLKDGSRLELRSIPKFREVYDYIESKLSLKAKEASGTLGTAGKAAT comes from the coding sequence ATGGCAGTTAAAGAAGAAATCTATTTTGAAGGCAAACCGCACATTGGTGACCTGATTATCGGGTTGCTCATCAGCGTGTTTGTAATTACAATTCCCCTTACAATTAGCTCAATTGTAAGGGCTTTGTGGGTTAGGTACCGCATTACCAATCGCCGCATTACTGTAACTGGAGGCTGGATGGGGCGCAACCGCACCGATGTTATCTATGCGGAAATTGCTAAAGTGGTAATCGTACCCCGTGGTTGGGGTAGTTGGGGCGATATGGTGCTGACCTTAAAAGATGGCTCTCGCTTAGAGTTAAGATCTATACCCAAGTTCCGCGAAGTTTATGACTACATCGAGTCGAAACTCAGCCTCAAAGCCAAGGAAGCCAGTGGTACTTTAGGTACTGCTGGAAAAGCTGCAACTTAA
- the yidC gene encoding membrane protein insertase YidC — protein sequence MDFGVGFLSNNVMLPILDFFYGIFPSYGLAIVALTLVIRFALFPVSANQIRSMRRMKIANPIMQQRIKEVQERYKTDPAKQQEEMGKVNAANFKEFGNPLSGCLPALLQMPILFALFATLRGSPFADINYNINFQVFPKEQQEQIQPQAFVSPPQNIYFADEVHYPIIASIPSGTNLVAGEQTKIALQTSEGEKFDSLNAKFPDIDLTPTWHVTKGSENVELLPDGTVKAIHPGEVTVQATIPGLAANKGFLFIQALGKVGVTNPDGSISWDILIMVLGFGISLYINQALSGGSSKSNSDNQQQETMNKVTPIIFSGMFLFFPLPAGVLLYMLVANVFQTVQAFIVSKEPLPENLQKLVEAQASVASQPIPKSQVTRTETTKPETTKPQAAKTQVTKSQADKPQPDKAETKPATETQKTEPKAIKPSESKPVKAPPIKPKSSQGEKSSLPFEPGSSKSSSKKKKN from the coding sequence ATGGATTTCGGTGTAGGTTTCCTTTCAAATAACGTCATGTTGCCGATCCTGGATTTTTTTTACGGGATCTTCCCCAGTTATGGGTTGGCAATTGTAGCACTGACGTTGGTCATTAGATTCGCACTATTCCCTGTTAGCGCCAACCAGATCCGCAGTATGCGGCGGATGAAAATTGCTAACCCAATCATGCAACAGCGCATTAAAGAGGTGCAAGAGCGCTACAAAACCGACCCTGCTAAACAGCAGGAGGAAATGGGTAAAGTCAACGCTGCTAACTTTAAAGAGTTTGGTAACCCATTATCGGGCTGCCTACCTGCACTATTGCAAATGCCAATCTTGTTTGCATTATTCGCCACACTACGCGGATCGCCATTTGCTGACATTAACTACAATATTAATTTTCAAGTATTTCCTAAGGAACAACAGGAGCAAATTCAGCCTCAAGCTTTTGTTTCTCCACCCCAGAACATTTATTTTGCCGACGAAGTTCACTACCCAATTATTGCATCGATACCCAGCGGCACCAACCTGGTTGCAGGCGAGCAAACCAAAATTGCTTTGCAGACCTCTGAAGGGGAGAAATTTGACAGCTTAAATGCCAAATTCCCAGACATCGATCTCACTCCTACCTGGCACGTTACCAAGGGGAGCGAAAATGTGGAGCTGCTACCTGACGGCACGGTAAAAGCAATCCACCCTGGTGAAGTCACCGTGCAAGCCACCATACCCGGTCTGGCTGCTAACAAGGGTTTTTTGTTTATTCAGGCGTTGGGGAAAGTTGGTGTCACCAATCCGGATGGCAGCATTAGCTGGGATATTTTAATTATGGTGCTGGGCTTTGGTATTAGCTTGTACATAAACCAGGCACTATCAGGAGGATCGAGCAAGAGCAACTCCGATAACCAGCAACAGGAGACCATGAATAAGGTCACTCCTATTATCTTTTCTGGGATGTTTCTCTTCTTCCCGCTGCCAGCAGGCGTGTTGCTTTATATGTTAGTTGCCAATGTTTTCCAAACAGTTCAGGCATTTATCGTGTCTAAGGAACCTCTGCCAGAAAATCTTCAGAAGCTAGTTGAAGCCCAAGCAAGTGTTGCATCCCAGCCGATCCCCAAGTCACAGGTAACCAGGACTGAAACGACTAAGCCAGAAACCACCAAGCCTCAAGCCGCTAAAACTCAAGTAACTAAGTCCCAGGCAGATAAACCTCAACCTGATAAGGCGGAGACAAAGCCTGCTACTGAAACACAAAAAACAGAGCCTAAAGCAATTAAACCGAGCGAATCCAAACCAGTCAAAGCACCTCCTATTAAACCTAAAAGCAGTCAAGGGGAAAAGTCTTCGCTGCCGTTTGAGCCAGGTTCGTCTAAATCCTCATCTAAGAAGAAGAAAAACTAG
- a CDS encoding protein jag, translating into MQQTDKSCDWLKQLLDLMGYPTQVKAIPAPIVDPNSTDINVWLEIDRSNLNDLQIQMLLGRDGSNLDAIQSLANLYLNLGKESEGDRHFYTIELNGYRAEQQARLKSLAESAASQVRQTHQDCQIKHLSPAERRIVHMLLKECPDLETFSEGVEPHRYLIVRALQT; encoded by the coding sequence ATGCAGCAGACTGATAAGAGTTGCGATTGGTTGAAGCAATTGCTCGATCTGATGGGCTACCCTACTCAGGTTAAAGCAATACCGGCTCCGATCGTAGATCCCAATTCGACCGATATTAATGTCTGGCTGGAAATCGATCGCAGTAACTTAAACGACCTACAGATCCAGATGTTACTGGGTCGAGATGGTTCAAATCTAGATGCAATACAGTCTTTAGCTAATCTCTATCTGAACCTTGGCAAGGAGTCTGAAGGCGATCGGCATTTTTACACGATCGAGCTAAATGGTTATCGTGCCGAGCAGCAGGCACGGCTCAAAAGTCTGGCTGAATCTGCTGCCAGCCAGGTACGCCAGACGCATCAGGATTGTCAAATTAAACATCTATCTCCAGCCGAACGCCGTATCGTACACATGCTTCTTAAAGAGTGTCCCGATCTAGAAACCTTTAGTGAAGGCGTGGAGCCTCATCGTTACCTGATCGTCCGAGCGTTACAAACCTAA